ATCTCTTTAGTTTGTCCCTTGGTGCAGATAAGTAAGCATACAGAGTATACTTCTTTTCCAAGTTCAATTAGCTGATTTTCATTTAGAGTAAAATTTTTATTATAACCTTTTATTCTATATTCATTATCAAAGGTTTCTAGTCCCATTCTAAATCTAATGTCTATTCCTTCAAAATAGTTTCTAATCTCATTTAATCTTTTTGTATATCCGTAGTAAATTTCAAAATATAGAGTTTTAATATTTTTTTCAATAACTATTTTTTTTATTTCAGCTAAAGTTTGCTTAGGAAGTTCAAAAACAGAACCCGAATTTATAACTTCAAGTACCCCATATTCTCCTGTAATCTCTTTGAGTACTTCTAAGTTTACTCTGTTTATTTCATTTTCATCAATAGAATTATCTTCAATGTAGTTACAAAAGCTACACTTTCCATATTTACATGGGAAGCTTTTGAGTAAAACAATTTCTCTTTTATGTTTATTTTCAATTTTATTATATCTTATTCCCATACTTTATCCTTTCAATATTAAATTTAATGTAATATCTATTATATATTATTTTATAAATATCTTCAAATTTTTTTATTCTTAATAATAAATTGAAAGCATTATCTAAAATTATTTAGATATATCAAAATTTAAATTTGCAAATCCAAGATAAGCTGTACTGGTGAAAAGATAGATAATATTAGGATTGATAGGAGAAAACTTTATAAGTATATCTTGACCATTTAATCCTTTCAAAATAGAAGAAATATATTGAAAATTTTTAACTCTAACCTTTGAATCAGTTATTTTTCTAGTTGTAAGTTGTAAAAAGATATCCAATTGACGAATATATTTAATGCTATTTATTATATTATAATTTATAGAAAAAGCAAACTCTTTCTTTTGTAGATAAATATAATTACTCAAAAACTCCGTAAGTTTTACTAAAGTTAACTCATAATTATTTCTTTTATAAAAATCTTCAATATCATTTTTAATAAATTCAATGAATTTATATACCTCACTATTTTTAGTATAGTGCTCACTAATTTTTATCCCCAGTTTATTATATATCTCTTTTAAAATTTTTTTATTATTTATATTTTTTGAAGCAACTAAAATTTCTTTTGGAATAGTAAATTTATTATGTTTAATAGAAACCTTTAATATTCCTTCTCTGATGAAGCCTAAAAGAGAGTAAAAATTTGAAAAATAGTAATCGATTGCGAAATTTATTGGCTCTAGAGAGGCAGAATCTAACATAATAAGTAGCCTAGGTACAACTTTTTTATTAGAAAAGAAATCATCTACTAGTATATAAAGAGGAATATCAAAAACTAAATAACATTGATTTTCTTTTTTTATTTTTTCCATATATTTTACAGTAGTTTTATTAAAAAACTCATCTATGTTATTAACAATTCTATAAAAGGTTGCATAACTTATAGAAAAGGTTTCGGGAAAATTATCCTTACAATCACTATAGAGTTTTGTAATATTTGTTTCACCAGACTCTTTACATATATTTTTTATTTTTTCTAAGCTATCTTCATCTATATTTCTAAAGGAGTTTTTATCTTCTCTCTCTTTTTTTTCTAGTCCAAGCATTCCCTTTTTTTTATAGGCATTTACCCATCTTTTAAGAGTTGAATAGGAGATATTTTCCTCCAGTTCTATCTCTTTCAATTTTTTTTCCTTTTTTAAAAAAGGCTCAATTATTTTGAAACGAGTTATTTCTAATTCTTGTTCAGTTTTCATTAAATTTCTCCTATAACTATTGTCTTTATTATAATAAAATAATACACTATTTTTTAAAAAAAATCAATTCTAAATAAAAAAGGCTCAATTATTTTGAAAAAAATATTGACTTTTTTAAAAAACTAAGATATATTAATAGTGTCAAAAAATATAAATTTATGGAGGAAAATTTTTATGAAAATCTTCGCAGAAGTTCAAAAAATTGGAAAAGCTTTAATGACTCCAGTAGCTATATTACCAGCAGCAGGATTAT
The genomic region above belongs to Candidatus Fusobacterium pullicola and contains:
- a CDS encoding radical SAM protein; translation: MGIRYNKIENKHKREIVLLKSFPCKYGKCSFCNYIEDNSIDENEINRVNLEVLKEITGEYGVLEVINSGSVFELPKQTLAEIKKIVIEKNIKTLYFEIYYGYTKRLNEIRNYFEGIDIRFRMGLETFDNEYRIKGYNKNFTLNENQLIELGKEVYSVCLLICTKGQTKEMIKRDIELGLKYFKGITINIFIDNGTIVKRDNELVKWFIENYFYLINDERIELLIDNKDLGVFEQ
- a CDS encoding helix-turn-helix domain-containing protein yields the protein MKTEQELEITRFKIIEPFLKKEKKLKEIELEENISYSTLKRWVNAYKKKGMLGLEKKEREDKNSFRNIDEDSLEKIKNICKESGETNITKLYSDCKDNFPETFSISYATFYRIVNNIDEFFNKTTVKYMEKIKKENQCYLVFDIPLYILVDDFFSNKKVVPRLLIMLDSASLEPINFAIDYYFSNFYSLLGFIREGILKVSIKHNKFTIPKEILVASKNINNKKILKEIYNKLGIKISEHYTKNSEVYKFIEFIKNDIEDFYKRNNYELTLVKLTEFLSNYIYLQKKEFAFSINYNIINSIKYIRQLDIFLQLTTRKITDSKVRVKNFQYISSILKGLNGQDILIKFSPINPNIIYLFTSTAYLGFANLNFDISK